From a single Streptomyces sp. NBC_00377 genomic region:
- a CDS encoding CoA-binding protein produces MYGDEAAIRKILTGLGDTWAVVGLSTNRGRAAYGVAEVLQRFGKRVVPVHPKAETVHGERGYASLADIPFEVDVVDVFVNGELAGAVADEAVTKGAKAVWFQLGVIDQAAYDRTRAAGLEMVMDRCPAIEIPRLG; encoded by the coding sequence GTGTACGGCGACGAGGCAGCGATCCGCAAGATCCTCACCGGACTCGGTGACACCTGGGCCGTGGTGGGCCTGTCGACGAACCGCGGGCGGGCGGCCTACGGGGTGGCCGAGGTCCTCCAGCGCTTCGGCAAGCGGGTCGTCCCCGTCCACCCGAAGGCGGAGACGGTGCACGGGGAGCGGGGGTACGCCTCCCTCGCGGACATCCCCTTCGAGGTGGACGTCGTCGACGTCTTCGTCAACGGCGAACTCGCGGGGGCCGTCGCCGACGAGGCGGTCACCAAGGGGGCGAAGGCGGTGTGGTTCCAGCTCGGTGTCATCGACCAGGCGGCCTACGACCGTACCCGGGCCGCGGGCCTGGAGATGGTCATGGACCGCTGCCCGGCGATCGAGATCCCCCGGCTGGGCTGA